From one Silurus meridionalis isolate SWU-2019-XX chromosome 23, ASM1480568v1, whole genome shotgun sequence genomic stretch:
- the znf513a gene encoding zinc finger protein 513a isoform X1 produces the protein MPRRKQQNPQPVKLDSEDGVSINPATTLTFESDFLLGQVLDFSDVDNDKILGLEKFSANISLPSFQLGDEESSSFSHLSMESDTPDLRTAQNEREGTRSEAAFPLYVSCRGCDQLLDEDEHLCLRCSKRDGTSIGDRSVHVGAPSLLKGADGDGAGPENGQQKLNSCPLCGFSSRYTNHVKRHMKTHNGEKPYRCSLCSYASAQLVNLQRHLRIHTGEKPYKCEHCTFACSSLGNLKRHQRMHTIPNPAQNAQQRMHTAISPGQNTHPSIHTVTNPAQNTQRMMSSLSLSLRAPVGCQSLKEEVPRASREVLQSSEMKGNMSIGSDSGYLKAFARLKSEQQSCPRAQPGVLPPLLFPFTCRLCGLVLDGEDGSSAQICAKCTLEMLTKDAAGSGSERGHRGDRVYTCAACPFLTHYPNHLARHMKTHSGEKPYKCPQCPYASAHFDNLKRHHRVHTGEKPYKCHLCDYACGNLANLKRHQRVHSGAKPFQCSVCSYSCNQSMNLKRHMLRHTGEKPHKCNTCTYTTGHWDNYKRHQKKHVSGADEWDKVPLPSNEEEAELDEEDEE, from the exons CTAATATCAGTCTGCCTAGTTTTCAACTGGGTGACGAAGAGAGCTCCTCCTTCAGCCACCTCAGCATGGAGAGCGACACCCCCGACCTCCGTACCGCACAGAACGAGCGAGAGGGCACAAGATCCGAGGCTGCCTTTCCCCTCTACGTCTCCTGCAGGGGCTGCGATCAGCTCCTAGATGAGGATGAGCACTTGTGCCTGCGCTGCTCCAAACGCGATGGAACCAGCATTGGAGACAGGAGTGTCCATGTAGGAGCACCTTCGTTGCTCAAAGGGGCAGACGGAGACGGAGCAGGACCTGAGAATGGCCAGCAGAAGCTGAACTCTTGTCCTCTGTGTGGCTTTTCGTCACGCTACACCAACCACGTAAAAAGGCACATGAAGACTCACAACGGCGAGAAGCCGTACCGCTGCTCCCTCTGCTCCTACGCCTCCGCACAGCTGGTCAACCTGCAGCGCCACTTGCGCATCCACACCGGAGAAAAACCCTACAAGTGTGAGCACTGCACGTTCGCCTGCAGTTCCCTGGGCAACCTGAAGAGGCACCAACGCATGCACACCATCCCAAATCCTGCTCAGAATGCACAACAGCGAATGCACACTGCTATCAGTCCAGGCCAGAATACACACCCGAGTATCCACACGGTCACAAATCCTGCACAGAATACGCAGCGCATGATGAGCAGCCTCAGCCTCAGCCTTCGAGCTCCTGTTGGATGCCAGAGCCTAAAGGAGGAAGTGCCCCGTGCCTCCAGGGAAG TGCTTCAGTCCTCAGAAATGAAAGGGAATATGAGCATTGGCAGTGACAGCGGATATCTGAAGGCTTTTGCGAGGCTGAAATCGGAGCAGCAGTCATGTCCCCGGGCACAACCTGGCGTTCTGCCTCCTCTGCTCTTCCCTTTCACATGCAGGCTGTGTGGCCTGGTACTGGATGGTGAGGACGGCTCTTCAGCGCAGATCTGTGCCAAGTGCACCCTGGAAATGCTGACTAAAGACGCAGCAGGCAGTGGAAGCGAGCGGGGGCACCGAGGGGACAGGGTGTACACCTGTGCCGCATGCCCTTTCCTCACACACTACCCCAACCACCTGGCACGGCATATGAAGACGCACAGCGGCGAGAAGCCCTATAAGTGCCCTCAGTGCCCATACGCTTCAGCCCACTTCGACAACCTGAAGCGGCACCACCGCGTGCACACGGGCGAAAAACCCTACAAGTGCCACCTGTGCGACTACGCCTGCGGCAACCTGGCGAACCTAAAGCGGCATCAGCGCGTTCACTCGGGTGCCAAACCTTTCCAGTGCAGCGTGTGCAGCTACAGCTGCAACCAGAGCATGAACCTGAAGAGGCACATGCTGCGTCACACAGGCGAGAAGCCACACAAGTGCAACACGTGCACGTACACCACAGGCCACTGGGACAACTACAAGCGACACCAGAAGAAACACGTATCGGGAGCAGACGAGTGGGATAAAGTGCCACTGCCTTCTAACGAGGAAGAGGCCGAGCTTgacgaggaggatgaggagTAG
- the snx17 gene encoding sorting nexin-17: MHFSIPETEVRSGENGSTYVAYNIHVNGVLHCRVRYSQLLGLHEQIKKEYGNNVVPAFPPKKIFTLTPAEVEQRREQLEKYMQAVRQDPLLGASEMFNSFLRKAQQETQQIPTEEVQLEVYLSNSQKVKVNILTSDQTEDVLEAVASKLELPDELVGYFSLFLVQDGANGGCTFVRKLQEFELPYVSVTSLHDPDYHIVLRKSYWDSAYDSDVMEDSVGLNLLYAQTVSDIERGWILANKDQHRQLKSLQEKGSKKEFIRLAQTLKYFGYIKFDPCVTDFPEKGCHVIVSAGNNELNFHVKLPNNQMKEGSFKVTRMRCWRVTSSQVPVANGTANPCTSGKCEVKLELAFEYLMSKDRLQWVTITSPQAIMMSICLQSMVDELMVKKSGGSIKKMQKKRLNGSIHRSNSQQAVKSPLLDSPDANQEQVVKLSTKLSSVSLRGLSTSNSANDLSGSDFHGNYAFEGIGDDDL, encoded by the exons gCCTACAACATCCATGTCAACGGGGTCCTGCACTGCAGAGTGCGCTACAGCCAGCTCTTAGGCCTACATGAACAG ATTAAGAAAGAGTATGGAAACAACGTGGTACCTGCCTTCCCCCCAAAGAAGATCTTTACTCTAACACCTGCAGAGGTGGAGCAGCGTAGAGAGCAGCTGGAGAAGTACATGCAAGCTG TGCGTCAGGATCCTCTGCTGGGAGCCAGCGAAATGTTCAACagctttttaagaaaagctcaGCAG GAGACACAACAGATCCCCACTGAAGAGGTCCAGCTGGAGGTGTACTTATCCAACAGTCAGAAGGTCAAAGTCAACATTTTGACATCAGACCAGACTGAAGATGTCCTTGAG GCAGTTGCCTCGAAACTGGAGTTACCTGATGAATTGGTCGGCTATTTCAGCCTCTTCCTAGTTCAGGATGGAGCAAACGGAGGCTGCACAT TTGTGAGAAAGCTGCAGGAATTCGAGCTGCCCTACGTATCGGTCACCAGCTTGCACGATCCCGACTACCACATCGTCCTCCGCAAAAG TTACTGGGACTCGGCATACGACAGTGATGTAATGGAGGATAGTGTGGGTCTTAACTTGTTATATGCTCAG ACGGTGTCTGACATTGAACGAGGCTGGATTCTTGCCAACAAAGACCAGCACAGACAGCTGAAATCGCTGCAGGAGAAAGGCTCAAAGAAAGAG tttatcaGATTGGCTCAGACCTTGAAGTACTTTGGCTATATCAAGTTTGATCCGTGCGTCACAGATTTTCCCGAAAAAGGTTGCCACGTCATCGTCAGCGCCGGCAACAACGAGCTCAACTTTCACGTCAAGCTGCCCAACAACCAGATGAAGGAAGGCAGCTTTAAAGTCACACGCATGAGGTGCTGGCGAGTCACGTCCTCT CAAGTCCCAGTGGCCAATGGCACGGCTAATCCCTGCACATCTGGCAAGTGCGAGGTCAAACTGGAGCTGGCCTTCGAGTATCTGATGAGCAAAGATCGTCTGCAGTGGGTCACCATCACGAGTCCACAG GCAATCATGATGAGCATCTGTCTTCAGTCCATGGTGGATGAACTGATGGTGAAGAAGTCTGGGGGAAGCATCAAGAAA ATGCAGAAGAAACGTCTTAATGGATCTATCCATCGATCCAACAGCCAGCAAGCTGTGAAATCTCCTCTCCTG GATTCTCCTGATGCAAATCAGGAACAAGTAGTGAAACTCTCG ACCAAGCTGAGTTCTGTCTCCCTACGGGGGCTCAGCACATCTAACTCTGCTAATGATCTGAGCGGCAGCGATTTTCATGGAAACTATGCCTTCGAGGGCATCGGGGATGATGATCTGTGA
- the znf513a gene encoding zinc finger protein 513a isoform X2 — translation MTERKRERGPCYRQAAFSVLPVFQYMFWDPTKIFYLSNISLPSFQLGDEESSSFSHLSMESDTPDLRTAQNEREGTRSEAAFPLYVSCRGCDQLLDEDEHLCLRCSKRDGTSIGDRSVHVGAPSLLKGADGDGAGPENGQQKLNSCPLCGFSSRYTNHVKRHMKTHNGEKPYRCSLCSYASAQLVNLQRHLRIHTGEKPYKCEHCTFACSSLGNLKRHQRMHTIPNPAQNAQQRMHTAISPGQNTHPSIHTVTNPAQNTQRMMSSLSLSLRAPVGCQSLKEEVPRASREVLQSSEMKGNMSIGSDSGYLKAFARLKSEQQSCPRAQPGVLPPLLFPFTCRLCGLVLDGEDGSSAQICAKCTLEMLTKDAAGSGSERGHRGDRVYTCAACPFLTHYPNHLARHMKTHSGEKPYKCPQCPYASAHFDNLKRHHRVHTGEKPYKCHLCDYACGNLANLKRHQRVHSGAKPFQCSVCSYSCNQSMNLKRHMLRHTGEKPHKCNTCTYTTGHWDNYKRHQKKHVSGADEWDKVPLPSNEEEAELDEEDEE, via the exons ATGACggaaagaaagcgagagagagggcCATGTTATAGGCAGGCAGCATTTTCTGTGCTTCCAGTATTCCAGTATATGTTTTGGGATCCTACAAAGATCTTTTATCTGT CTAATATCAGTCTGCCTAGTTTTCAACTGGGTGACGAAGAGAGCTCCTCCTTCAGCCACCTCAGCATGGAGAGCGACACCCCCGACCTCCGTACCGCACAGAACGAGCGAGAGGGCACAAGATCCGAGGCTGCCTTTCCCCTCTACGTCTCCTGCAGGGGCTGCGATCAGCTCCTAGATGAGGATGAGCACTTGTGCCTGCGCTGCTCCAAACGCGATGGAACCAGCATTGGAGACAGGAGTGTCCATGTAGGAGCACCTTCGTTGCTCAAAGGGGCAGACGGAGACGGAGCAGGACCTGAGAATGGCCAGCAGAAGCTGAACTCTTGTCCTCTGTGTGGCTTTTCGTCACGCTACACCAACCACGTAAAAAGGCACATGAAGACTCACAACGGCGAGAAGCCGTACCGCTGCTCCCTCTGCTCCTACGCCTCCGCACAGCTGGTCAACCTGCAGCGCCACTTGCGCATCCACACCGGAGAAAAACCCTACAAGTGTGAGCACTGCACGTTCGCCTGCAGTTCCCTGGGCAACCTGAAGAGGCACCAACGCATGCACACCATCCCAAATCCTGCTCAGAATGCACAACAGCGAATGCACACTGCTATCAGTCCAGGCCAGAATACACACCCGAGTATCCACACGGTCACAAATCCTGCACAGAATACGCAGCGCATGATGAGCAGCCTCAGCCTCAGCCTTCGAGCTCCTGTTGGATGCCAGAGCCTAAAGGAGGAAGTGCCCCGTGCCTCCAGGGAAG TGCTTCAGTCCTCAGAAATGAAAGGGAATATGAGCATTGGCAGTGACAGCGGATATCTGAAGGCTTTTGCGAGGCTGAAATCGGAGCAGCAGTCATGTCCCCGGGCACAACCTGGCGTTCTGCCTCCTCTGCTCTTCCCTTTCACATGCAGGCTGTGTGGCCTGGTACTGGATGGTGAGGACGGCTCTTCAGCGCAGATCTGTGCCAAGTGCACCCTGGAAATGCTGACTAAAGACGCAGCAGGCAGTGGAAGCGAGCGGGGGCACCGAGGGGACAGGGTGTACACCTGTGCCGCATGCCCTTTCCTCACACACTACCCCAACCACCTGGCACGGCATATGAAGACGCACAGCGGCGAGAAGCCCTATAAGTGCCCTCAGTGCCCATACGCTTCAGCCCACTTCGACAACCTGAAGCGGCACCACCGCGTGCACACGGGCGAAAAACCCTACAAGTGCCACCTGTGCGACTACGCCTGCGGCAACCTGGCGAACCTAAAGCGGCATCAGCGCGTTCACTCGGGTGCCAAACCTTTCCAGTGCAGCGTGTGCAGCTACAGCTGCAACCAGAGCATGAACCTGAAGAGGCACATGCTGCGTCACACAGGCGAGAAGCCACACAAGTGCAACACGTGCACGTACACCACAGGCCACTGGGACAACTACAAGCGACACCAGAAGAAACACGTATCGGGAGCAGACGAGTGGGATAAAGTGCCACTGCCTTCTAACGAGGAAGAGGCCGAGCTTgacgaggaggatgaggagTAG